The following coding sequences lie in one Anguilla rostrata isolate EN2019 chromosome 8, ASM1855537v3, whole genome shotgun sequence genomic window:
- the LOC135260458 gene encoding galactose-binding lectin l-1-like isoform X3, whose product MSDVELKNMAFESGMELKVTGVTKPCCSRFSINVGHSKENIALHFNPRFHYGGDQEVTVINSCKDGCWQEEVKEKYFPFRLRMEFEVTIIFADDKFYINQHNGHVVQFPNRPGDKEYDYIWIEGDVTVKRIHVN is encoded by the exons GATGTGGAGTTGAAAAATATGGCCTTCGAGTCAGGAATGGAACTGAAGGTCACAGGAGTCACCAAACCGTGTTGCTCCCG TTTCTCGATCAATGTGGGCCACTCCAAAGAAAACATTGCACTGCACTTTAACCCGCGCTTCCACTATGGTGGTGACCAAGAAGTCACCGTTATTAACTCCTGTAAGGATGGGTGCTGGCAAGAAGAAGTGAAAGAGAAATACTTCCCTTTCCGGCTGAGGATGGAGTTTGAG GTGACCATTATCTTCGCCGATGACAAATTTTACATTAATCAACATAATGGCCATGTGGTGCAGTTCCCCAACCGTCCGGGTGACAAAGAATATGATTACATTTGGATTGAAGGAGATGTCACAGTCAAACGCATACATGTGAACTAA
- the LOC135260458 gene encoding galactose-binding lectin l-1-like isoform X1 codes for MSDVELKNMAFESGMELKVTGVTKPCCSRFSINVGHSKENIALHFNPRFHYGGDQEVTVINSCKDGCWQEEVKEKYFPFRLRMEFEVTIIFADDKFYINQHNGHVVQFPNRPGDKEYDYIWIEGDVTVKRIHVN; via the exons ATGAGC GATGTGGAGTTGAAAAATATGGCCTTCGAGTCAGGAATGGAACTGAAGGTCACAGGAGTCACCAAACCGTGTTGCTCCCG TTTCTCGATCAATGTGGGCCACTCCAAAGAAAACATTGCACTGCACTTTAACCCGCGCTTCCACTATGGTGGTGACCAAGAAGTCACCGTTATTAACTCCTGTAAGGATGGGTGCTGGCAAGAAGAAGTGAAAGAGAAATACTTCCCTTTCCGGCTGAGGATGGAGTTTGAG GTGACCATTATCTTCGCCGATGACAAATTTTACATTAATCAACATAATGGCCATGTGGTGCAGTTCCCCAACCGTCCGGGTGACAAAGAATATGATTACATTTGGATTGAAGGAGATGTCACAGTCAAACGCATACATGTGAACTAA